In Acidimicrobiales bacterium, the genomic window GGAGTCCCAGACTTCCTCGACCGAGACTCCAAATGTCGGGTCCCACGTCCTTCGCTCCATGGCTCGAGCGTAGGACGGGTAGATCGCATTCGCCCCGACGCTGGACCGGGACCAAGGTCCCGAATCTCGAGGAGGTGACAATGGTCCCTGTTGGCGGTGACTGTCTCGGTCCGAGGATTACCCCATGGACCCCACCACCGATATCCCTATTGAGGATTGCGGCGATGGCAACTCGTTTGCCAAGGTTGCCGACAAACCCCGTGCCGTCGTTATTGGAGTTGATGATGCCCTACGGGACACCCTCATGGACCATTTGGCTGCGTCGGGCTTTGAGGTTGTGGATTATGAGTGCCAGGACGATGACGTCTTGGCTGACGGCGATGAGCGGATTCGGCCTAGCGACGTCCTGGTTTTTTCATTTCGCGAGGTCACAGAAGCTCGACGAAACGCCTGTCGTTCAGTCCGCCGTTCCCACCCGAAGAACCCGGTCGTGATCGAACTCATGAATCCGAAGACGTTCCGTTACGCCGACTTGCTCCTTGGAGCACGAGTAGTCAGCGCTCCGGTATCGCGTGAATCGCTTCAAAAGGCGGCTCTAGATGCCTGGTCGACACCCAATCCCATATACGAGATGCTCCGGAGGTGACGCTCAGGATCTTCTTACCCGTCGTCGGTGATCTTGTCGAGGAGTGGTAGAAGCTCCTGGCCCAGCATGCTGCGATAGGTGTTGTGGTAGTGGTGCAGGGCAGGCTCGTTTCGTCCGAACACGATCTGGTCGAGTGCACCGGTGTCAGCTGACCTCTGTTGGCTGGCGCTCATGGCGTAGTCCTCGTCGCGGATGATCTCGCCGAAAGAGCGAGCAATTTGGGTCGCAAAGGCTTCGAAGTCAGGTACCTCGATGCCGAGGACGTTCGACTCGACGGCTTCCGGGCGGATGTAAAAGTCGACCTTGCTGACATGGTGGCCCGGGTCACCCGGCGTCGGAATGGCACGGACGAGGAATACACCGACTTCGAAGGGCATGAGGATGATGTTTGGGAATAGCCAGTAGACGGGGAGGCCGGCGACGGTGACGTCCCACTCCTCCTCTGGAAGCTGTCGTACTTGATCGATGGCTCGCTTGCATAGGACCATTCGGTGGAGGTGCCCGTCCTCGTCGTAGGTCTGGACGTTGCCGTGGAAGTTGAGTGCAAGGGTGTTCGAGTGGAGTGCGTTGAAGTGATACGTCTCGCCGAAGGTGTCCATTGCGAGCTTCCAGTTGCACTTGATGTCGTACTCGTCAGAGGTGAGGAGTTTGAGTTCGTCGAATCTCCAGGTCGGGAACTCGTCGTTGAACCACTCGCCGAGTAGCCAGTCGAGGTCGACTTCACCGTCGGGTTGGGGATGCACAAAGAGCAACCCGTGTCGCTCCTCGGCCGGGAGTTCGCGCAATCCGAGGCATTCCATTTCGACTTGGCCGAAGTGGGCGGCCTTAGGCATCCCTACGAGGGTCCCGGCGGTGTCGTAACTCCAGGCATGGAACGGGCAGGTGAAGCGACGTTTAGTGCCGTGGCTATCGGTTTCGA contains:
- a CDS encoding aromatic ring-hydroxylating dioxygenase subunit alpha; this encodes MRHDEQVRIIKEMCAHLDGDTNVDAGGLRQNPTITYTDPTQANREWNEWFRGMPQLIGLSGDLPEAGSFLTNNDYGTPILATRGEDGGFRAFVNSCRHRGTILETDSHGTKRRFTCPFHAWSYDTAGTLVGMPKAAHFGQVEMECLGLRELPAEERHGLLFVHPQPDGEVDLDWLLGEWFNDEFPTWRFDELKLLTSDEYDIKCNWKLAMDTFGETYHFNALHSNTLALNFHGNVQTYDEDGHLHRMVLCKRAIDQVRQLPEEEWDVTVAGLPVYWLFPNIILMPFEVGVFLVRAIPTPGDPGHHVSKVDFYIRPEAVESNVLGIEVPDFEAFATQIARSFGEIIRDEDYAMSASQQRSADTGALDQIVFGRNEPALHHYHNTYRSMLGQELLPLLDKITDDG